The stretch of DNA AGAAATTATCCCGGAAAAATCCCTCATTTTCTTTTTCTGCATATGACAGTTTTGATACAAACGCAGAAATGACCTGCAATACTTTTCAGACAGAGTTAACATCACACAACAATAGTGAAAATAACCTGTTTGAAACTGTGAGTCTTGCGGTAGATAGGCTGTCGCGCCCTTGCCCGTTCTGAGAACGAAGGCTATCATCTGAGGTTGCCGGTACTCGGGACTTGAAGCGGAGAGCAGGACAAAAGAAGGGATGATATGCAGAGAAGAGAAAACTACCTCTATGTCGGTATGGATCTGCACAAGGACACCCATACCGCTGTTTTAGTGAATTGCTGGAATGAAAAATTAGATGCAATTGTTATCGAAAACAAACCCAGCGAGTTTAATAAGCTGGCAAAGAAGGTTGCGCGTTGTCTTGAGCAGCAAAAGGAAGAAATAGCCCTGGTCGATTGTGAAATCGAAAGGATGCTGAGGTATTTTGACTATAAACTAACAACAATACCGGGCGTTAACATTGCCATAGCAAGCAAACTCATTGCCGAAATCGGTGACATACGCCGTTTTCCAAGTGCTGATAAACTGGCTCGTATGCAGGAATTGCGCCAATAAAGTTCAGTTCCGGCGGCAAAGGCAAGGAGCAAAGCTCAAAACAAGGTAACCGTGAGCTGCACGGATTATTTTATTTTCTGGCGGTAACCATGGTATCTGTTTCAACAGCCGGAAAGCCTTATAACCCCATATTCCGAGCTTATTTTCTCCGCAAAATCAGCGAGGGCAGACGAAATCCAGGCGTTGGTTTGTATTATGCGCCGATTAGTAAACATTGTTTACGGCATGATGAAGAACAAGACGGAGTATAGGCCTTATGTGCTGTCAAAAGATAAAACTATTTGATAGAATTATAGAAAAAGATGTAAAGGGTGTGGGGCATGAGCAATATAAAACTTTTTGAATCAAAGAAAGTGCGGTCATTATGGAATGATGATGAGCAGAAATGGTATTTTTCGATAATAGATATTGTAGAAATTCTCACAGACACAGATAATCCAAGAAGATATTGGAGCGACCTAAAAAGAAAGCTGAAAAAAGAAGGTTTTATTCAGTTGTACGATTTTATCGTACAACTGAAAATGGAGGCGTCTGATGGCAAAAAATATCTTACAGACTGCGCAAATGCAGAAGTATTGTTGAGGATTATACAGACAATACCTTCTCAAAAAGCAGAGCCGTTCAAACGGTGGCTGGCTCAAGTCGGTTATGAAAGACTCGAAGAAATTGAAAATCCTGAACTTGCCACTCAACGCATTAGGGAAACCTATAAAATGAAAGGTTACAGCGATGATTGGATAGAAAAACGCATGCGTGGAATTGCAGTTCGAGATGAATTAACGGACGAATGGAAAAAGAGAGGGCTCAAAGAGCAGAGGGAATATTCAATATTAACCGCAGAAATAAGCCGCGCAACATTTGGGATGACGCCTTCCGAATACAAAAAATTTAAAGAACTAAGCAAGCCAACTGATAATCTCCGGGATCATATGACAGACCTTGAGTTGATTTTCACTATGCTTGGTGAGGCTTCTACAACGGAAATTTCAAGAAAACGAGATGCCCAAGGATTTTTAGAAAATCTCACAGCAGCCCATGAAGGCGGCACTGTTGCAGGAAATGCGAGGAAAGAACTCGAATCCAAAACAGGAACCAAAGTTGTCACAAAGGAAAACTACAAGGAATTGACCGAAGGTAAGAAGCGTAAGCAGTTAAAAGATAAGCAGTAATGTTTTATTAAAATAAACCCTGCCCGAAAGAGGACAAACAACATACTTTCAAAAATTTACAAGTTGGATCAGTAGTGTTGCATAAAAATTTTCTAACATTGTCAAACCCAGAAAATAGCAATAATTAACTATGGATAATTAAGCTAAATATGTTTAAATTTAACAATTAAATTTCCTGATCAAATTGCCAAAAAGGCGAAGTAAGGGGTAGTCCTTATCCACATTTTGACAGTATGCGCTTTACAGTAGTACTGGGTCATAAGTAAGATCATCTAAATGATCTGATTCGCCTGCTATCACCTGCCTTAGAGTCATTTTGTAAGTTAGTTCGTGGTCAATTTTTCGTCGCCCCTTCGAGGTCCGCTTAGGTTTTCGATGAAGCTTGCGAATAAATGTACTAAATGCTTCTAATAAGCAAGTGATTAGCATTCTTTTAAAATTTAGCATTAAACCCTGATAGCCAGTTTTTAATTTAAGCAGCATCAGCAAGCAATGTGTTATTAGTGCTATTAGTATCTGGTTTTCCACTGCCTGGGGACTTTGCCCATAAAAGTGCTTAATGCAAAACTGCTGTTTGAGCCATTTGAAAAATACTTCTATTTGCCAGCGATAGAGGTAAATACTACTTAACTCATCTACAGATAGTTCTAGCTTATTCGTTATGATAATTATCTTATTGCCTTTACTGTCTTGTGTCTCTATAAGCTGTAGGGGATGCTCCATTTTTGTAGAGCCATCTTTACCAAGGCGTACTAGCTGATGTTTTGTTATGTTACCAGAGGTTGGATAATCTTCTATTACTTCTACTATTGCATTGCTTTTTAAGCGACTGACGAAGTAAATACCCTCTTTACAGTATGCATCAAATTTCTCATAATCAACATACGCCCTGTCAAAAACATAGATGGTTCCTTGTTCATAGATTATCATATCATCCATCATGTTTTTATCTGCAGGCTTTGCTGGTGTAACTATTGCTTCTTCTGGTATAACCACACCATTGCAGAATTCAAGTAGTAAATGAAGCTTTATCCCTGCTTTAGTTTCTCTGAATTTAGCCCATCTAAACAGAGATAAACATAAGCTTATGGCGCTAGAATCAAGTATTAGCAACCGTCCCATTTCTTGACGTATTCTATCATGACCAAGTTCTTTACCAAGTTGCGTAGTGATATTTTTGAATAAATAAGCTACTACCTCTACTGGTAGATCTCTTAATCTACGAGATATTTGTGAAGGACTAAAGGATTCACAATCAAAAGCTTCGCAAAATTCATCATTATTAAAGTCATTGCTAATATCTCTTAAACTGGCTCTTTGATTAATCTGAGAATTGGCTAGTAGTTCAATGAATTCTAATGTGTTAAACTTCTTGAAATACTTATCGGCTTCCATGTCTGATAAAAAACTTAAAAAATTTTCGTTAATTATTGGTTTAAACAGTTGAAAAAAAGTGGATTTATTGATATCCTTGCCTTGCATGATTTACTCCTTTATATTAGGGATTTGGCAAGGACTACCTTGTTATCTCTATTATAAAGGATTTTTTAATGCAAATACAGCAAAATATCTATTTTATCTTCTTAATTCGCAGCATTTCTTTGATTATCAAAATTTATTATAACTTGACAAATTCTAAATGTTTTTTTGCAACGTTACTGAAGTTGGATATAAATCCGTAGCAGATGTTGTTATAGTGTTTAATGTGGAAGCGAATCAAGATAAGCTTGTAAGCATCCATTTTTACTCATCTGGCATATAATATAATCAAGTAAGGAATGCAAGGATGAAGAGAAAAGTAAGAAGGGAGTTTTAAATATGGAAGTCGCAAGAATTACATCAAAAGGCCAAATAACGATACCGATTGAAATCAGAAAAAAGCTTAATCTAAAAGAGGGCGATAAGATAATATTTTTAGAACAAGACGGCAGGATATATTTTGAAAACGCTGCATTATTGGCATTTAATAGGATACAAGACGCAATGGCAGGTGAAGCACAAAAAGCAGGCTGCAATTCTCCGGAAGAAATGAATAAACTTGTGAAGGAAATAAGAAAAGAAATGTGGGAAGAACGATATGCGAATAATGATTGATACCAATGTCCTGATTTCAATTATTTTTTTTTCCATCAGTACAGATGAATGAACTTAAAACAAAGCTTTGCAAGAAACATGCGATAGTATTATGCTCTCATATTGTTGAGGAACTTAACAGGGTTACAAAACGCAAATTTGCTCACAAATTAAAGGATTTGGATGAGTTTCTGACAGATTTCCATTGTGCCGGATATTTTTTTGTTTAATGGATAGTACTCCGGGTCTCTTGAAATAATCAATTCATCTGGATATATGTTGCCGTCAAAGAGTTCTTTCAAAATGGTTTTCATAGGCTACTTTCAAGGAGTTGCGGCAAAACAAACCGACAGCACCATGACGGATGAAGAAATGTTAAAACTCGTTCATTAGTCCCAGCCATAGGTAGTTCATTCTTGATATTCACGTATAAACGTGTTACACTTATTTTAGTGGAGGTGTGGTGAACATGGAAAACCAGAATATTACTCTTTCAATACCCAAGGAAATACTAAAACAAGTCAAGCTTATAGCTGTACAAAAAAATACTTCTGTCTCCAAGTTGTTAACGCAAAAGCTTCAAGAAATTGTAGAAAAAGAAAAGGCTTACTTGAGAGCAAAAGAGAGACAGGTTTACCTTGTACAGGAAGGTTTTGACCTACAAGTAAAGGAGCAGCCTTCCTGGAAAAGAGATGAACTATATGATCGTTGATAGTAATAAACAATTCTTGGATACCAATATTCTAGTTTATTGTTACGATTCTAGCAGCAAAACTAAACATGGAATAGCCAAGGAACTATTCATTAACCTATGGGAAAATAATAAAGGATGTTTAAGCATACAGGTCATGCAGGAGTTTTATGTTGTGGTTACCCAGAAGGTACCTGTTCCTTTGAACAAGGATAAAACCATTCAAATAATTAAAGACTTAAGTTTATGGCCTTATCATGTGCCGGATGGGGCAGATGTTATAGAAGCAATTAATATCCAGGAAAGAAATAAAATATCTTTTTGGGATGCAATGATTGTTAATAGTGCAAAGGCCTGCGGATGTGGTGTCATATGGTCTGAAGATTTAACCCACGGGCAGATCTATGAAGGCGTTAAAGTGCTTAATCCTTTATGTCAAACTTAGCAGAAATTCATTAATTTTTTTTATAAATGATCCATCATGATGCAAATCATTATGCCCTCTGCCTTGTATTACGTGCCAGAAATAATTGCCTCCCCACGACTCAATTAGCTTTTGAGAACGTTCTTGTGATATAACCCTATCTTCACTTGCAGTAATGGCCAGTAAAGGAACCTTCAAGTCATGAGCAATCTCCACAACATTAAATGGATGCTTTAACAGATTTGATACTAGTATAGAAGGTAAAGTTTCCTTTGCCACATTAGCTATACTATCATAGGGTGAAATCAATATAATACCCTTTAAATCTCTTTCTTTAGCCAGATGTATGGCAACCCCTGTTCCCAGACTTCGTCCCATTACTGCTATCTGACCTGCATCTATATCATTTCTTTGAGAAAAATAATCATAAATCTCAACGGCATCATTATAAAGATATTCTTGACCTGGCTTTCCCTGACTCAGGCCATAACCCCTATAATTAATAAGTGCCATGGACCAGTTATCTATTTTAAATGCGTTTTCAATTTGCCATGAAACTTCTTCAGCATTGCCCCCAAAATAAATAATTAAGGGACTCTTTTTATATGAAGAGTTTTTAACAAGCCAACCGTTCAGTTCTATATTATCAGGTGCTATAATGGATATTTCCTCTATATTTGTTGGATATGTATTTCTAATATAGGCTAATCTCTCCTGGCTTACTGGCTGTCTTAAAAATAACATTTTTTCCTGTAAAAAATAAAAACAGGCAATAGTGGCCACTCCTATAACAACTATTAGAAACAACAACTTTTTTATTGCATCCATAATAACCTCTCTCCCAGGCTGTGTTTGACTAATACCATTAATACCATTAAGCAATGCTAAACAAATCTAAGTTGATATTTTTGCCGTTATGGCGGATGATTTTGCTTTGTTAATATTTTAATAATTGTTAATTAATTTAAATATGATAGGCTATTATTAAAGGTATTGGCAATTTTTATCCGATAGAATGTTAGATGTTGTAGCTAGTGATAGAAGTTTCATTTTATCTTCAACTCTTCCAAAAACAGCAGCCCATGACTTGTTTTTAATTGCCATAAGCACTTTGGAATCCAGGATTGTGCCATGGGTTAATAATTCATTTATCTGATGCTCAATTGACGTTTTTAAGTTGTCTTCAAACATGGGCAGCTCACATGGTACTGGGTCGTCAACATTAATAAGATTAGGGATTTGGACATAGGAGATTAGACCACTTTCATTAATTTCCGAACCAAGCCATTGTCTGAGGCCAGGAACTTCAGTTGTCACAACGCGTAATCCTGATGCCATGGCTTCAATAACTACTAGAGCAAGGCCCTCATAGAAGGAAGGCAGAACAAAAATGTGTGCCTCTCTGAATATTTCCCCAAGCTTTTCTTGCGAAACCTTTCCACAAAAAGTTACTTTGTTCCTGCATTTTTCTATAGCCTTTAGAATTTCTGCATATTCATTTCCTGTACCTGAGCCTACAATTAATAACTCCAATTCATGTCCTTTAGCCTTTAGGCCATCATAAGCCTTGAGCAAACAGGGAATTCCCTTTGAGTTGCTTAGTTTTCCGGCATATACTAGCTTAATGTGCTTGTTATCCAGGCCACATTTTCCTGGATAGAAGATGTGGGAGCTAAAACCCCCGCCGGCAACAAAAATCCTGTCTTCAGGTATTCTGTAGCAATTACTAATCTCTTTTTTTTGAAATTGTGTCAGAGCTGCAATTGCATCTAGTTTTGAGCATCCTTCAACAACCTCTTTATAAAAACTCTTTTCCTGTTTTAGCAGCCTTATATCAGTTCCATGGCATATTCCAACAATAGGAATGTTAGGAGCTATATTTGCTGCTAAAGAAGTAAGGAGCCATAAATGATGACTAATTATGATATCTGGAGCAAATTCTTCAAGTGCCTTTTTTATATTACTAGTAAAGGCTTCTTTCCACTGATGGTATTTTATGCCAGCAAGGTCCTTGTACTGGGTACTTTCATATGGCATTACATTACTCATGCCCACCACTGGAAAAGGCAAACTGCTGGTTTTAAAGACTACTGGGTATACTATGATTTCTCCATTTTTAATAAAGGCAGCAATGTTGTCCTGTGCCGAAGCCCCAAATATAACAGCCTGTTTATAACTGTTATTGTGAGCTTCCTGCAAAAAGGACTGCAAGTAGACACCACTTCCAGTAAAACCAGGTTTTTGGGAGTAAATGTGCAGAATTCGTTTCATGATAATCACCAGATTAATAGGTAGTTAGAACCTAAAATGCTGTTAAGGGCTAACTTTTATAATTAATTATAACTTAATTTTCTTTTAAAAACTAAATGTTTTATTT from Desulfitibacter alkalitolerans DSM 16504 encodes:
- a CDS encoding alpha/beta hydrolase — translated: MDAIKKLLFLIVVIGVATIACFYFLQEKMLFLRQPVSQERLAYIRNTYPTNIEEISIIAPDNIELNGWLVKNSSYKKSPLIIYFGGNAEEVSWQIENAFKIDNWSMALINYRGYGLSQGKPGQEYLYNDAVEIYDYFSQRNDIDAGQIAVMGRSLGTGVAIHLAKERDLKGIILISPYDSIANVAKETLPSILVSNLLKHPFNVVEIAHDLKVPLLAITASEDRVISQERSQKLIESWGGNYFWHVIQGRGHNDLHHDGSFIKKINEFLLSLT
- a CDS encoding AbrB/MazE/SpoVT family DNA-binding domain-containing protein; this encodes MEVARITSKGQITIPIEIRKKLNLKEGDKIIFLEQDGRIYFENAALLAFNRIQDAMAGEAQKAGCNSPEEMNKLVKEIRKEMWEERYANND
- a CDS encoding IS4 family transposase, whose amino-acid sequence is MQGKDINKSTFFQLFKPIINENFLSFLSDMEADKYFKKFNTLEFIELLANSQINQRASLRDISNDFNNDEFCEAFDCESFSPSQISRRLRDLPVEVVAYLFKNITTQLGKELGHDRIRQEMGRLLILDSSAISLCLSLFRWAKFRETKAGIKLHLLLEFCNGVVIPEEAIVTPAKPADKNMMDDMIIYEQGTIYVFDRAYVDYEKFDAYCKEGIYFVSRLKSNAIVEVIEDYPTSGNITKHQLVRLGKDGSTKMEHPLQLIETQDSKGNKIIIITNKLELSVDELSSIYLYRWQIEVFFKWLKQQFCIKHFYGQSPQAVENQILIALITHCLLMLLKLKTGYQGLMLNFKRMLITCLLEAFSTFIRKLHRKPKRTSKGRRKIDHELTYKMTLRQVIAGESDHLDDLTYDPVLL
- a CDS encoding BRO-N domain-containing protein translates to MSNIKLFESKKVRSLWNDDEQKWYFSIIDIVEILTDTDNPRRYWSDLKRKLKKEGFIQLYDFIVQLKMEASDGKKYLTDCANAEVLLRIIQTIPSQKAEPFKRWLAQVGYERLEEIENPELATQRIRETYKMKGYSDDWIEKRMRGIAVRDELTDEWKKRGLKEQREYSILTAEISRATFGMTPSEYKKFKELSKPTDNLRDHMTDLELIFTMLGEASTTEISRKRDAQGFLENLTAAHEGGTVAGNARKELESKTGTKVVTKENYKELTEGKKRKQLKDKQ
- a CDS encoding glycosyltransferase family 4 protein; translated protein: MKRILHIYSQKPGFTGSGVYLQSFLQEAHNNSYKQAVIFGASAQDNIAAFIKNGEIIVYPVVFKTSSLPFPVVGMSNVMPYESTQYKDLAGIKYHQWKEAFTSNIKKALEEFAPDIIISHHLWLLTSLAANIAPNIPIVGICHGTDIRLLKQEKSFYKEVVEGCSKLDAIAALTQFQKKEISNCYRIPEDRIFVAGGGFSSHIFYPGKCGLDNKHIKLVYAGKLSNSKGIPCLLKAYDGLKAKGHELELLIVGSGTGNEYAEILKAIEKCRNKVTFCGKVSQEKLGEIFREAHIFVLPSFYEGLALVVIEAMASGLRVVTTEVPGLRQWLGSEINESGLISYVQIPNLINVDDPVPCELPMFEDNLKTSIEHQINELLTHGTILDSKVLMAIKNKSWAAVFGRVEDKMKLLSLATTSNILSDKNCQYL
- a CDS encoding PIN domain-containing protein; translation: MIVDSNKQFLDTNILVYCYDSSSKTKHGIAKELFINLWENNKGCLSIQVMQEFYVVVTQKVPVPLNKDKTIQIIKDLSLWPYHVPDGADVIEAINIQERNKISFWDAMIVNSAKACGCGVIWSEDLTHGQIYEGVKVLNPLCQT
- a CDS encoding DUF6809 family protein encodes the protein MKTILKELFDGNIYPDELIISRDPEYYPLNKKISGTMEICQKLIQIL